The segment GGGGTGTTCCCAGTCTGCAGTAGTCAGTACCTACCAAAAGTGGTCCAAGGAAGGAAAACCGGTGAACCGGCGACAGGGTCATGGCCGGCCAAGGCTCATTGACACGCATGGGGAGCAAAGGTGGGGAGCGAAGGCTGGCCCATGTGGTCCGATCCAACAGAAGAGCTACTGTAGCTCAAATTGCTGAACAAGTTAATGCTGGTTCTGTTAGAAAGGTGTCAGAACACACAGTGTGTCGCAGTTTGTTGTGTATGGGGCTGCGTAGCCGCAGACCGGTCAGGGTGCCCATGCTGACCTCTGTCCACCGCCAAAAGCGCCTACAATGGGCACGTGAGCATCAGAATTGGACCACGGAGCAATGGGAGAAGGTGGCCTGATCTGATGAATCACGTTTTCTTCTACATCATGTGGATGGCCAAGTGCGTGTGCATCTCTTACCTGGGGAAGACATGGCACCAGGATGCACTATGGAAAGAAGGCAAGTTGGCGGAGGCGGTGTGATGCTTTGGGCAATCTTCTGCTGGGAAACCTTGGGTCCTGCCATTCAAGTGGATGTTACTTTGACACGTACCAACTACCAAGTACACCCCTTCATGGAAATGGTATTTCCTAATGGCAGTGGCATCTTTCAGCAGGATGATGCACCATGCCAAAAATGGTTCAGGAATGGTTTGAGGAACACAACAACGAGTTCAAGGTGTTGACTTGGCCTTAAAATTCCCCAGATCTCAATCCAATCAAGCATCTGCGGGATGTGCTGGTTAAACAAGTCCGTTCCATGGAGGCCCCACCTCGCAATTTACGGGACTTAAAGGATCTGCTGCTAATGTCTTGGTGCCAGATACCACAGCACACCTTCAGAGGTCTAGTGGAGGCCATGCTTCGATGGGTCAGGGCTGTTTTGGCCGCAAAAGGGGACCTACACAACATTAGGCAGGTGGTCATAATGTTATGGCTGATCAGTGTATAAATGCATGTAGagtataaagacacacaaatatatatatttatgtagagtataaagacacacatatatatatatatatatatatatatatatatatatatatatatatatatatatatatatgtgtgtgtgtgtgtgtgtgtgtgtgtgtggagtatAAAGGGGTCTCACCTGATGATGGTCGGGTACAGCTCTCCGGTGTACAGGTAGATGGTGGTGAAGGAGGCCGAGGTGAAACCTTTACCGAGACAGGCCAGCGTGGTCCTGATGGTCTGCATGTCTGGTGgggagcagtgaagtgaaatGAGGCCTTCATCCTCACAactacacatgtgtgtgtgttagtgtgcatattagtgtgtattagtgtgtgtcaatcaatcaatcaataaaaactTTATGTAATTTCAAGTTAtacacaatgtacaattcaaattaaattttgTTGTAATTGCTTACTCTAACAGAGGAAAAAAGGGACTGAATAAGTGATCATTGTAAAAGTGTtgtggtgctgatgcagaaaaataaaatatgtacttaaaatataaatgtaatatatataaataaaatatatacactctataaatatatacattaaagagtgcaggcgctgctgtgccttttccaccagtgaggaggtgtgaagggaccaggtcagactgtttgtgagttgcaccctcaagaactttgtgctgtctgtagtcttcactgctgagccgttgaggaggagtagtgtgtgacagtgctagtttttcctgaagtcaacattgatgtcttttgttttgtcgacattcaggatcaggttgttggtgtgacaccagtctgtcaggTGTTTCACCTCCTCCATGTAGAccagttcgttgttgtccctgatgagttccaccactgttgtgtcgtccgcgtactttacattacattacagttaatttagctgacgcttttgtccaaagcgacttacaataagtgcaaacaatcatgaagatACAACTCCAAACTGCAAGAATCATTTAAGttcagaacaatagcttcaaataagccaaacaaaagtgcaacatacagaaacaatagaatacgaattcaactattagctacaaataagccaaaccaatataagtgcaacatacaaagaacagttattttttctcaatacttcaggatgtggttcgcactgaacctggcacaacagtcgtggtggagtgcagaggagatggcgtCCTCTGTGGAGCGGTTTGGGCGGACAGCAAATTGGAACGGATCGAGTGTGGTGGGAATtatggagatgatatggtccttgaccagcctctcAAAGAACTTCCTCATGATGTGGATAATCATTCAGACAAGTGATTGGGGATTTTTTAGGCACTGGTACAATGGCtgctgacttgaaacatgatggaacaatAGCCTGGTCCAGTACATGGGTCAGCTGGTCGGCACAGTCCCTGAGCAGCCGTCCTGGTATACTGTCAGGGCCTCACAGGGTGGTAGAGCAGCGTTGTATCCAGTGATGGTCTGAAACATCAGGTTCAGTTTCTGAGTACGCTTCCACATGTGGTCCGCAGGGGATCGAACCCCCAACCCTCCGACTGTTGGACAACCGCCACCCCATGTGaatgtatgttggtgtgtgttagagtgtgttggtgtgtgttagTGCGACTTACTTGTCGGGACGAAGATGTTGGCAAAGATGATGAGGGCTGACAGGAAGAGGCAGGTGGCTTGAGAGACCCTCCTCCCGAGGTAACTGAGCATGCCCAGAGCCATCAATTTGGCGGGAAAGTCCACGGCTCCGAAGATGAGCTGGATCTGATAGATACCCACCTGGACAGATGAGACAGGTGAGACAAGTAAGTAATTAAAATCCCCCTAGCACTTAGTTTGCAGAAAGTAATTAATTATGTGTTTTCGAATGAAACCAATATTTGTAGTTATGATCCGGACTGAGGATCAGGTTGTTGTTACAGACACATTATTAATTACATGTTGTTATTAACACCTCAACATGACAGGTCAGCAGGTCAGCAGATCAGCAGGTGAACAGGACAGCAGGTCAGCAGGTGAACAGGTCAGCAGGTCAGCAGGTGAACAGGTCAGCAGGTCAGAAGGTCAGCAGGTCGACAGGTCAGCAGGTCAGCAGGTCAACAGGTCAGATGGTAAACAGGTCAGCAGGTCAGCAGGTCAGCAGGTCAACAGGTCAGAAGGTCAACAGGTCAGCAGGTCAGCAGATCAGCAGGTCAGCAGACTGCGGATCATTTCACTCCACATTAGGAACATTTAAAACTCGTTACCAGGGTAACCTTTGAGCCTACATGATCTGAACCAGGAAGTTCTCAGCAGCTGCTCACACGTAGCATTGATGCTAATCAGGTTACTCACCCCGAACTTCTGCAGGTCCATTGCCAAACCGTAGTACGCAAAACTGGTGGCGAACCTGCAAAGGAGATATTTATAAGAGAggcatacatatataattatacaattaaataaatatatatatatatacacgtatactgtatacatatataaaatgtatatataaaaacatatatatacatatataaatatgtatatatatatatgtttatataaataaatataaacgtatataaatatataattatacaattatatgaatatatatatataaatatgtacaaataaacatctttaaatatatacatataatataaatataaatatgtaaataaaaacatgtacaaatatataaatatatacaattatacatacatacatacgtatatatatatctatacatatatatagcctgtaaatatgtacatataaaaaaatatatatgtctgtttatctgtctgtcagtctgttaaCAACATatctgctcctcatgtaatcagattactcgtgtgtaaatctgctcctcatgtaatcagattactcgtgtgtacgtcagctcatgtaatcagattactcgtgtgtaaatctgctcctcatgtaatcagattaattGTGTGTACGTCaactcatgtaatcagattactcgtgtgtacgtctgctcgtgtaatcagattactcgtgtgtaaatctgctcctcatgtaatcagattactcgtgtgtacgtctgctcctcaagtaatcagattactcgtgtgtatgtctgctcctcatgtaatcagattacccatatgtacgtctgctcatgtaatcagattactagtgtgtacgtctgctcatgtaatcagattacttgtgtgtacgtctgctcatgtaatcagatcacTCGTGTGTACGTcagctcatgtaatcagatcactcgtgtgtatgtctgctcatgtaatcagattactagtgtgtacgtctgctcatgtaatcagattactagtgtgtacgtctgctcatgtaatcagattacttgtgtgtacgtctgctcatgtaatcagattactcgtgtgtacgtcagctcatgtaatcagatcactcgtgtgtatgtctgctcatgtaatcagattacttgtgtgtacgtctgctcatgtaatcagattactcgtgtgtacgtctgctcctcatgtaatcagattaatcgagtgtatgtctgctcctcatgtaatcagattactcgtgtgtatgtctgctcatgtaatcagattacttgtgtacgtctgctcatgtaatcagattactagtgtgtacgtctgctcatgtaatcagattacttgtgtgtacgtctgctcatgtaatcagattactagtgtgtacgtctgctcatgtaatcagattacttgtgtgtacgtctgctcatgtaatcagattactagtgtgtacgtctgctcatgtaatcagattactcgtgtatgtctgctcatgtaatcagattactagtgtgtacgtctgctcatgtaatcagattactagtgtgtacgtctgctcatgtaatcagattacttgtgtgtacgtctgctcatgtaatcagattactcgtgtgtacgtcagctcatgtaatcagatcactcgtgtgtatgtctgctcatgtaatcagattacttgtgtgtacgtctgctcatgtaatcagattactcgtgtgtatgtctgctcctcatgtaatcagattactcgtgtgtatgtctgctcatgtaatcagattactcgtgtgtacgtctgctcatgtaatcagattattagtgtgtacgtctgctcatgtaatcagattacttgtgtgtacgtctgctcatgtaatcagattactagtgtgtatgtctgctcatgtaatcagattactagtgtgtacgtctgctcatgtaatcagattactagtgtgtacgtctgctcatgtaatcagattacttgtgtgtacgtctgctcatgtaatcagattactagtgtgtacctctgctcctcatgttatcagattacttgtgcatatgtctgctcatgtaatcagattactcatGTGTATGTcagctcatgtaatcagattacccatatgtacgtctgctcatgtaatcagattactagtgtgtacgtctgctcatgtaatcagattactagtgtgtacgtctgctcatgtaatcagattacttgtgtgtacgtctgctcatgtaatcagattactcgtgtgtacgtctgctcctcatgtaatcagattaatcgagtgtatgtctgctcctcatgtaatcagattactagtgtgtacgtctgctcatgtaatcagattacttgtgtgtacgtctgctcatgtaatcagattactagtgtgtacgtctgctcatgtaatcagattactagtgtgtacctctgctcctcatgttatcagattacttgtgcatatgtctgctcatgtaatcagattactagtgtgtatgtctgctcatgtaatcagattacttgtgtgtacgtctgctcatgtaatcagattactagtgtgtacctctgctcctcatgttatcagattacttgtgcatatgtctgctcatgtaatcagattactagtgtgtacgtctgctcctcatgtaatcagattaatcgagtgtatgtctgctcctcatgtaatcagattattagtgtgtacgtctgctcatgtaatcagattactagtgtgtacgtctgctcgtgtaatcagattactcgtgtgtaaatctgctcctcatgtaatcagattactcgtgtgtacgtctgctcctcaagtaatcagattactcgtgtgtatgtctgctcctcatgtaatcagattacccatatgtacgtctgctcatgtaatcagattactagtgtgtacgtctgctcatgtaatcagattacttgtgtgtacgtctgctcatgtaatcagatcacTCGTGTGTACGTcagctcatgtaatcagatcactcgtgtgtatgtctgctcatgtaatcagattactagtgtgtacgtctgctcatgtaatcagattactagtgtgtacgtctgctcatgtaatcagattacttgtgtgtacgtctgctcatgtaatcagattactcgtgtgtacgtcagctcatgtaatcagatcactcgtgtgtatgtctgctcatgtaatcagattacttgtgtgtacgtctgctcatgtaatcagattactcgtgtgtacgtctgctcctcatgtaatcagattaatcgagtgtatgtctgctcctcatgtaatcagattactcgtgtgtatgtctgctcatgtaatcagattacttgtgtacgtctgctcatgtaatcagattactagtgtgtacgtctgctcatgtaatcagattacttgtgtgtacgtctgctcatgtaatcagattactagtgtgtatgtctgctcatgtaatcagattacttgtgtgtacgtctgctcatgtaatcagattactagtgtgtacgtctgctcatgtaatcagattactcgtgtatgtctgctcatgtaatcagattactagtgtgtacgtctgctcatgtaatcagattactagtgtgtacgtctgctcatgtaatcagattacttgtgtgtacgtctgctcatgtaatcagattactcgtgtgtacgtcagctcatgtaatcagatcactcgtgtgtatgtctgctcatgtaatcagattacttgtgtgtacgtctgctcatgtaatcagattactcgtgtgtatgtctgctcctcatgtaatcagattactcgtgtgtatgtctgctcatgtaatcagattactcgtgtgtacgtctgctcatgtaatcagattattagtgtgtacgtctgctcatgtaatcagattacttgtgtgtacgtctgctcatgtaatcagattactagtgtgtatgtctgctcatgtaatcagattactagtgtgtacgtctgctcatgtaatcagattactagtgtgtacgtctgctcatgtaatcagattacttgtgtgtacgtctgctcatgtaatcagattactagtgtgtacctctgctcctcatgttatcagattacttgtgcatatgtctgctcatgtaatcagattactcatGTGTATGTcagctcatgtaatcagattacccatatgtacgtctgctcatgtaatcagattactagtgtgtacgtctgctcatgtaatcagattactagtgtgtacgtctgctcatgtaatcagattacttgtgtgtacgtctgctcatgtaatcagattactcgtgtgtacgtctgctcctcatgtaatcagattaatcgagtgtatgtctgctcctcatgtaatcagattactagtgtgtacgtctgctcatgtaatcagattacttgtgtgtacgtctgctcatgtaatcagattactagtgtgtacgtctgctcatgtaatcagattactagtgtgtacctctgctcctcatgttatcagattacttgtgcatatgtctgctcatgtaatcagattactagtgtgtatgtctgctcatgtaatcagattacttgtgtgtacgtctgctcatgtaatcagattactagtgtgtacctCTGCTCCTTATGTTATCAGATTACTTGTGCatatgtctgctcatgtaatcagattactagtgtgtacgtctgctcatgtaatcagattactcgtgtgtacgtctgctcctcatgtaatcagattaatcgagtgtatgtctgctcctcatgtaatcagattattagtgtgtacgtctgctcatgtaatcagattacttgtgtgtacgtctgctcatgtaatcagattactcgtgtgtacgtcagctcatgtaatcagatcactcgtgtgtatgtctgctcatgtaatcagattacttgtgtgtacgtctgctcatgtaatcagattactcgtgtgtacgtctgctcctcatgtaatcagattaatcgagtgtatgtctgctcctcatgtaatcagattactcgtgtgtatgtctgctcatgtaatcagattactcgtgtgtacgtctgctcatgtaatcagattattagtgtgtacgtctgctcatgtaatcagattacttgtgtgtacgtctgctcatgtaatcagattactagtgtgtatgtctgctcatgtaatcagattactagtgtacgtctgctcatgtaatcagattactagtgtgtacgtctgctcatgtaatcagattacttgtgtgtacgtctgctcatgtaatcagattactagtgtgtacctctgctcctcatgttatcagattacttgtgcatatgtctgctcatgtaatcagattactcatGTGTATGTCAGCTCATCTAATCAGATTACCCAtatgtacgtctgctcatgtaatcagattactagtgtgtacgtctgctcatgtaatcagattactagtgtgtacgtctgctcatgtaatcagattacttgtgtgtacgtctgctcatgtaatcagattactcgtgtgtacgtcagctcatgtaatcagatcactcgtgtgtatgtctgctcatgtaatcagattacttgtgtgtacgtctgctcatgtaatcagattacttgtgtgtacgtctgctcatgtaatcagattactcgtgtgtacgtctgctcctcatgtaatcagattaatcgagtgtatgtctgctcctcatgtaatcagattactcgtgtgtatgtctgctcatgtaatcagattacttgtgtgtacgtctgctcatgtaatcagattattagtgtgtacgtctgctcatgtaatcagattacttgtgtgtacgtctgctcatgtaatcagattactagtgtgtatgtctgctcatgtaatcagattacttgtgtgtacgtctgctcatgtaatcagattactagtgtgtacgtctgctcatgtaatcagattacttgtgtgtacgtctgctcatgtattCAGATTagttgtgtgtacgtctgctcctcatgtaatcagattactcgtgtatacgtctgctcatgtaatcagattacttgtgtgtatgtctgctcctcatgtaatcagattacttgtgtgtacgtctgctcctcatgtaatcagattactcgtgtatacgtctgctcatgtaatcagattactcgtgtgtatgtctgtgttccTGACCACACGACCAGCAGGCAGATGGAGATGCGTCTCATCCCTCTTGTCCTCAGCAGGTCGTATGCAGTGTGCGTTGAGCGACTCGAGTCCATTTCCTTCTTCATGTGGGAGTTCAGAACCTGCGGGTCACATGGTGCTGAGCTCAGCTCTCATTGGACGTCAGAGGTCACATGGTGCTGAGTTTAGCTCTGATTGGACATCAGACAGGTTTAAAtatgtgacagacagacagacaggcaggcagacagacagacagacagaaagacagacaaacagtgaGGCAGGTACAATACCTCTAGTGTTAACTTGTCgattatttctttcttcccGTTGATGTGAGCAATTCGGTGAAGAGACTTCAACGCATCCTCAGAACGACGGTTCAGAACCAACCAACGGGCCGACTCCGAGAACCACctgaccaatcagagagcagagagatctCCTGACCAATCAGATagcagaaagcacagagagttttattttgaaagagcaCACTTACCAGCTGTAGGCAAAGAACAGGAACTGGGGGGCGCAGACGACCACCTGCAGCTTCCTCCAGTCTCTCAGCCAATAGGCGAGTCCCGCCAGAATCATCTGACcgaaggtgaagaagaaggaagtgAGCGTTCCCACTAACGTCCTCTCTTTAGTCGGAATCCACTCCacctctgcagacagacagacagacaggtagacaaaTCAACACTTtcttacaaaaaaataaaaaaataaaataaaataaattatatatatatatatatatatatatatatatatatataatatataatatatatatatatattttatatatatatatatatatatatatatatataaatatatatattatatatatatatatatatatatatatatattagggctgtcaagcgattaaaaaaagtaatctatttaattacaagctttgtgattaattcgtatacaacaatatttgctgtgagagctccgtgcgacggggggacGGGCGCAGGggacgggtgctgtcagagctccgtgctgtcggaccaaaagtcaggggcatctaggagcgcgattaatctgcgttaatatttttaacgctttattttttctgtgataaattaacgcgttaattcgacaaaGATAGATCAATATTtataatctaaatatatatacatttatatactctaaatatatagaaatatgtatactataaaataaatatatatacatactatagattaaaaaaaaagtggggggggggggggggggcgcagcgcagggaaacactgtactttatcggtactttgtcctacacacttatttcacaatatagaaacaataggtctgatatgctttggcctaaatataaataaaacaatcattaaaaaaaagaactctgtcaaagcgaagccgttttatccatttgcgcatggtgtgacacatcaaaggctctctgctagtgtgaaggagaatagcttcttacaaggactaaataaataaatgttcacagagtgataacagtgatactttgtgttatagaggggatttttcccagatatgaactcaggtgtgccttggccacaaaaagtttgggaacccctgctctaaatagccagacagacagacagacaggtagacaggtagacaggtactCAGTGAGACTCCGTTCAGGATGACTCCGGACACCGCCATCCCGCTCAGAAACCTAAAGACACAGTAGGCGGAGTATGAAGGAGAGAGGGCAGCGCTACAACCCAGAATGCCGAGCTGCAGGTACGACCAAATAAG is part of the Cottoperca gobio unplaced genomic scaffold, fCotGob3.1 fCotGob3_339arrow_ctg1, whole genome shotgun sequence genome and harbors:
- the oatx gene encoding solute carrier family 22 member 6, which translates into the protein MGFDDLLEQVGGFGRYQWLHVTLISIPGLMIASQNLLNNFVSGIPAHHCSLPANHSSLYNLSHYQVDEKQLLKAFIPMDSSGTRLDRCKRYVEPQWQLLATNHSANVSQLQTEGCLDGWTFDRSEFLSTTVSEWELVCPLRPLKQMIQTIYMGGVLAGAIIFGGLSDRFGRRSILIWSYLQLGILGCSAALSPSYSAYCVFRFLSGMAVSGVILNGVSLKVEWIPTKERTLVGTLTSFFFTFGQMILAGLAYWLRDWRKLQVVVCAPQFLFFAYSWWFSESARWLVLNRRSEDALKSLHRIAHINGKKEIIDKLTLEVLNSHMKKEMDSSRSTHTAYDLLRTRGMRRISICLLVVWFATSFAYYGLAMDLQKFGVGIYQIQLIFGAVDFPAKLMALGMLSYLGRRVSQATCLFLSALIIFANIFVPTNMQTIRTTLACLGKGFTSASFTTIYLYTGELYPTIIRQTGMGFVSTMARVGSMAAPAVLILDEVLPALPSVVYGGAAVIAGFFACFLPETLNMPLPDTIEDVEEKWSGKKNPTPCQQEEGVSLKDGGVSTEGVALKELKEAEGTGLNVL